DNA from Kluyveromyces marxianus DMKU3-1042 DNA, complete genome, chromosome 8:
AAGATCATATTCTTGGTATATTCCCGTCATTGACCATCCCAGCAAAAGTTTCCGGATGATCCCCACAACTACACCAACACGGTGCTTGCCTTTGTTAGAATGTATAAGAATAGGATAGTTATCTACATTTAGGACCAGTCTAAGTACGGTTTCCATCTCTTTCTGAATGTTTTCGTCCTTTGTAGATGTCATTGGAATATGGTGAAACTGTATCCCCTCTGTTTCCAAGAAGGTCGCGTACTCTGGCAATATCTCCTTGTCTCCCACATATATCACCGTCTTTAAGTGCAATTGGTGCTTGATAAACGAATAATTTAGCGGCATTGGATACCCAGAACGGTACAAATCAACGTCTGTGCTTACAACTGGCGCAAAACCCAATGGAGGAATGAACTTCATGGTCTCGAAATCACCGCCAAATTAATGCCACGTTCAAATCTATACAATGCGAGACCAAACAGTTGTCTTTGGTCCTTTGTCTGGGTTCTTTTTCCCAGCTTCTCTCTTGTATCACTTGACACATTTCACGGTTTAACATGTATTTCCAGAATTCTTCACAAAACTAGAAACAAATCTGATATTATTAGTACACGTACAATATGCTCAAGCAAAGCCAACTTTGAAGAGTATATGGATAAAGAATAGCAACTGAGAGCTTACAGGGACGTTAGTCGTGATGAAGTTAGTTACGATTGGCACTCATGCAATTCTGGGCGAAAGAGACCTGCCGGCTCTGAAAACAGCCACGAAACAGGATGCGACAACTACAGAACAAGCTACCAGCAAGAATGATGATCAGACTAAgactaccaccaccaacgaCAAGCCTAAATCTACAAATACAGGAAAAGATGATCAGACGacaaccaagaagaaggcaatGCCACATTTAACATCGAAAACTACATCGACCATCGATTCAGCACAGACGTCGTTTTCTtattcctcttcttcctcttcgCATTACACGACTCCGACCATAGATATTCCATCAGCGAAAGGAAATCCCTATGTGTGGTCATCAGATAAGCCCACGGGTACAGTGTTTATTGCAGTTGGTGCAGTTGCTGGTTTCCTATTTCTCGCTgttttgatctttttacTCGTGAATAGTTGGATAACTTACTCGCAAGCTAAACAGTTGAAGAGGTTtaacaatattgaaaagcAATTTCAGAATCCAttcattgatgatattgattttGGATCTAGTGGTGGATACTACAAGGCGGATGCCGATGAGGATGATGCTTCAGTAGCGGGTGGAAGTCCtgctaaaaaaaataaatccAAGCATAATAAACACTCTCGAAACAATTCTTCATATGCCCCATACAAGCGGGCATCACATAGCATGATCCGATTACTAGGAGGCTCCACGGACGAGCTGACAAATCAGACTTCACCAAGTGTAGGTGGGAACAACATATACATGCATCAGCATGGAATGGACTCCCTGAATGGGCTGGAGAGAGTTGAAGCGATTGATGTTGCCAATCTGGAGCAAAGAAAGTCGTTATACATATCACCTACTATGGAAGTTGTGAACCAACAACGTCGGTCCACGCTTTTCAACAATTTGAACCAATCTGTGCTTTCAATGGACACTCCAGATTCGAGAGAGACCGAACCTGTGAAGGAGCCTCCACGGACTGTTTCACCGGAAAGAAGGACATATAAACACGAGAAGAACGCTTCAAGTTTAAGTAAACTTGTCGATTCAACGATAGACCTGACTGCTGCCACTACCTCACAACAAAACAGAGTGAAAACGCATAAAAAGAACACATCGATTACACCATCCGAATTCTTAGAGCATATGttagaagatgatgattaaAGATGATTTACGGACAAAATTTCAAATAGtttactactactatatatatatcatttataattaactactactactactacaatCATTCCTTACCACTAAACCAACGACCTATAATAGATTTGCAAATGGACGCATGATAAGCGATATatgaaattattattactgttaTTGATATGTACAgatgtacatatatagatatataaaaatgtatataaaaatatatacttttAAGTGTATAGATCAGCAGGTAGGTCGCATTGTGGCCACTTTATATTTTGGATTGTAATTAGTCTTGAGCCTTGCGATTTAAGTTTTGCAGGGTGCGTGTGGGTGTGGGTGTGGGGGGATTACATAATTGTACAGCTACTTCCTTTATCCTGAGGTATCGAGTCGTTAGCACCTTTAGGTGTGGCGGTCAACGCACAACGAGCAGCTTCTGTGAAAGCCTCGTTGACACCTCTATTCATCTTCGCACTGCACTCCAAATAACGCAATGCACCGATCTGCTTAGCCATCTCTAACCCTTCCTCGTAGCTGATCAAACCATTGTCCTTCGCTTGTTGgccagcagcagcattCTTGTTGTGGATGTTTCCCGGCGTAATCGCAGTGGACTCGTTCCCGAATTCCTCCAAATTACGCAAGTCACACTTCAACGCCACTAGCACAAGCTTCACACCCTCACAATGATCCGCAATCTCACCAACCCACTTGTTCTTCACGTTCTCCAACGAGTCCCGCGAATCTACAGAAAAACACAACATTATAGTATGCGTGTCACTGTACGACAACGATCGTAACCTATCAAATTCTTCCTGACCCGCCGTGTCCCACAAACTCAACGAGATATGCTGGTTGTCCACGAATATATCATGAATATAGTTCTCAAAAATCGTAGGCTCATACACTTTCGGAAAGTACCCTCTAGTGAaaacattcaaaagagACGTCTTACCACATGCACCATCCCCTAATATAACTATTTTACGCTCAATCGGCTGCCTACTAGAAGAACTTCCACAAAGAGGCATACTGCGCTGTTCTAATTATCTTTCTAAACCTCGCTAAtagatttctttttttaattctatGATTCGTGGCTTCTCTACGAAATCCAAACTATTTTTATGCCTCTGAATCAAAATTCAAAACGATCAACAACTCAATTCAACAGCAAAGCTTCCAATTTCCTCTATGCTAGCACCACCAGTCCGCTGTTTACACTTCCTAATCTTCCAATCTACCTCGCTTATATTCTTTGCATTTCTAAATCAAACTCTGTATTCTTAAAGGCTGGATCCGTTTTATAACATTTCATGAAATTTACAAAATCTTCATGAAATCCGGGTAATAACATCTCTCCATAATGTTCCACAGACAAATTGCATTGAAAACATTTTAGAAGGCTAATATTATTAACATATGATATTTGTATAGTTTCAGAAGAAATAAGGAGGTTAGAGAGGGATATTATAGGGCAGAAAGAGGATAATTGTGGTTAAACTGGTTTGATATCGCAGGATCTTATATCTGAGATTTGTTTTATTGCGTTTTTGGGATGACAAACACGAGAGATTCGAGTTTACAGCCGTTGCCAGTATACCCTTTAGAGGAGCCGCCGCTCAGCAACGAGCCAGAACCGTTTGATGATCCAAGTAATTACGATCCAGAGACGCCAATTGCGATAGACTTTGGATCTTATGAGGTTAGGGCTGGGTTTGGGTCGCAGGAAGAGCCATCGCATGTGTTTCCCACGAAGATTGTGCGGTATAAGGAGCGTAAGATTCAGAAGGCATTGACTTTCATTGGGAATGATTGTAGCCTTGACAATGCGGTGAGATCTCACAGTCGGTCGCCATTTGATGGATCTTTGATTACCAATTGGGAGTATGTGGAAGATATGCTAGCGTACACGTTTCATCACTTGGGGGTGCAGGGTGAGGACCGGGTTTCGAATCCGATTATTTTGACGGAGAAGATGGCGGCACTTCAGGCGCAAAGGTCTAATTGGTACCAACTTCTGTTTGAATGCTATGGGGTTCCCCAGGTGACGTTTGGTATTGATGGTTTATTTTCGTTTTATGCGAATAACCCGCAGGGAAAAGCGTCTGGATTAATTATCAACAGTGGACACGAGGACACCAGTGTGATACCGGTTGTGCAGGGCCGAGGTATTCTATCCGAGGCGAAAAGGATTGATTGGGGTGGCAACCATTCCATAGGGTACCTCAAGAgtcttttgtctttgaaaTACCCCTACTTCCCAGCCAAGTTGAATGATTACCACTTCCAGTCGATGTACCAAGACCATTGCTACTTTGCAAACAATTACGAGGAGGAGGTGAGTAGCATGTTTAAacttgatgttcttgagAAAAAAGACGTTGTGCTCGAGGCTCCATTCACAGAGGTTATTCAGCCACAGAAGACGGAGGAAGAATTGCGAATCCAATCGGAGAAGAGGAGGGAGACCGGGAAAAGGTTACAAGAACAAGCAAAGCAAAGAAGACTGGAGAAGTTGAGGCAAAAGGAGGAAGAATACCAGTACTATATCAATATTCGCGAGGAGTTGCGCGATCAACCAAAGAGACAAGTTCTAATAACGCTTCAAAATGCAGGTTTTGAGGACGAACGCGACTTCGAAGACTACATTACCAACCTGGAGAAAGTTTTGAAAAGGAGTAGAATATTAGATGTTGACGACGACGAACAAGACGATTCTAACTCCCAGGAATCAAAGTTTGACTTGGTTGACGTCCCTGACGAGGAATTGAATGatgaacaaaagaaggagaaacGTAAACAGAGACTCTTGAAAGCTAATCTCGAGGCTAGACAAAAGGCCAAGGAGGAAAAGCTACAAATGCAAaaagctgaagaagaggctAAAGAGCGTGACAGACAATGGAGAGAACAAGATCTACAGGGATGGATCAAAGATAAAAGAGCTAAACTTGCTAAGCTAATCAAGAGCAGAAAGGACAAGCTTAAgctaaaagaagaaatgaaagatCGTAAGTCTCAGGCTAcacaaagaagaatgaaaaatcTAGCTTCTTTAGCGGAAGATAATATTGGAGTGGggaaaagatcaagacAGGCTACCATTGATAATGACCCAATGGACACTTTCGGGGCTAATGATGACGATTGGATGATTTATAACGATATCTCTATAACCCCAGAGGCTCTTGACGAATCTATCGAAGAGGAATACAGAGACATCGTTGAACTCGAAAAAGCacttttggaatttgatCCTTCATTCACAGAGGAAGATACCTTGGATGCTCAATATGACTGGAGGAATTCCATTCTTCACCTCTTCTTAAGAGGTCCGCGC
Protein-coding regions in this window:
- the OCA2 gene encoding Oca2p, with protein sequence MKFIPPLGFAPVVSTDVDLYRSGYPMPLNYSFIKHQLHLKTVIYVGDKEILPEYATFLETEGIQFHHIPMTSTKDENIQKEMETVLRLVLNVDNYPILIHSNKGKHRVGVVVGIIRKLLLGWSMTGIYQEYDLFTGGQKGDIDLEFITMFNTSLTVPLDRIPRFVNCKPLPGSRKLES
- the RHO3 gene encoding Rho family GTPase RHO3, with translation MPLCGSSSSRQPIERKIVILGDGACGKTSLLNVFTRGYFPKVYEPTIFENYIHDIFVDNQHISLSLWDTAGQEEFDRLRSLSYSDTHTIMLCFSVDSRDSLENVKNKWVGEIADHCEGVKLVLVALKCDLRNLEEFGNESTAITPGNIHNKNAAAGQQAKDNGLISYEEGLEMAKQIGALRYLECSAKMNRGVNEAFTEAARCALTATPKGANDSIPQDKGSSCTIM
- the ARP5 gene encoding actin-related protein ARP5, with amino-acid sequence MTNTRDSSLQPLPVYPLEEPPLSNEPEPFDDPSNYDPETPIAIDFGSYEVRAGFGSQEEPSHVFPTKIVRYKERKIQKALTFIGNDCSLDNAVRSHSRSPFDGSLITNWEYVEDMLAYTFHHLGVQGEDRVSNPIILTEKMAALQAQRSNWYQLLFECYGVPQVTFGIDGLFSFYANNPQGKASGLIINSGHEDTSVIPVVQGRGILSEAKRIDWGGNHSIGYLKSLLSLKYPYFPAKLNDYHFQSMYQDHCYFANNYEEEVSSMFKLDVLEKKDVVLEAPFTEVIQPQKTEEELRIQSEKRRETGKRLQEQAKQRRLEKLRQKEEEYQYYINIREELRDQPKRQVLITLQNAGFEDERDFEDYITNLEKVLKRSRILDVDDDEQDDSNSQESKFDLVDVPDEELNDEQKKEKRKQRLLKANLEARQKAKEEKLQMQKAEEEAKERDRQWREQDLQGWIKDKRAKLAKLIKSRKDKLKLKEEMKDRKSQATQRRMKNLASLAEDNIGVGKRSRQATIDNDPMDTFGANDDDWMIYNDISITPEALDESIEEEYRDIVELEKALLEFDPSFTEEDTLDAQYDWRNSILHLFLRGPRPHNSEDVHQQHQLHLNIERIRAPEIIFQPSMGGLDQAGVAELAEDLLTKKFGSVPSKLSQTSLDMASNVFISGGNAKIPNLRQRIVNEFTEFLPVGTPLNVNCAKDVSKDAWRGMAKLSRSDYYKDTYVTKKEYEEFGTEYIKEHNLGNVQYVD